The window CAAGTGAGCTATCTTACCATTAAGCCATTGGATAAGCCTTTGATGGCAATTTATTGGCCCCCGTTTGTTCAACCATGCTTTTGGCTTGTctccacagtaagaaaaacaGGATAGACACAATAACGAAGCAGGCAAGCAATGCGCCTAGGACACCATACACAACTTCAGGTTCTGAAAAACAAATGGTCAAAACAGATGAAACGAAATAGAAATTTTATTCAATACTCCTCTTCTTTAAAATAGAAtcttaaataaaatgttttagttTAGTGGCATTCCTCGAAGATTAATTCGCCAGTTAATACTATCTGTGCTTACCAACTTCGGGCTCAGCCTTCGTTTCTCCCTCTGGTTCAGAATCTGACCAATCATGAGATCCTGTGCTATTTCCACTTTTTTCATAGTACTTTTCGCTTTCCGGTATAGGTTCAGCTATAATAAAAACTCAAAATTTCAATTCAAATGGAAGTGTATAAGAATGATGAGAAAAGATGCTTTAAATGCAAtaagaaatttatttcttaCAACCTCGTACCCAGGCTCTTTTACAGAGGAGCTAacaacaaaaaaggaaaaatgccctgggaacgaggttgttttGAATTATCAATAACATGTTTGGCTCTTTTTTGGACTAGTTACATTGGAATTCATATTACAGAATGAATGAAAATGAAAGCCAAAAATTTTACAATTCTTGTTAATATGAAATACTACGCTTTGGAATGTCAAAACAAACCATGGGGCGCCAATATATAATTAATTGCGTGTTCATTTCATTTTGTGCAGTAGGTATTTAATATtaacctaaaaatataaaactcgATCCAGTGCCTTAACAATAGCGCCGTTAAAAAGCAAATAAGTCTGGggagaaattcataaaaatatcATACTGGGATGTTTGGGCACGAGGCTGTGACCTCTTTAGTACAGTAAACATATAAGCGATGATAAGCAACTTACCGAAAGCTGAGATAAGCAAGAAGCAAACAATCCCAATAATAAATACGCTCTTCATAATGGCTGACAAAGCTGTTGTGTGAAAAGTTACAAGTACCACAGTTA is drawn from Hydractinia symbiolongicarpus strain clone_291-10 chromosome 8, HSymV2.1, whole genome shotgun sequence and contains these coding sequences:
- the LOC130655445 gene encoding uncharacterized protein LOC130655445, which codes for MKSVFIIGIVCFLLISAFAEPIPESEKYYEKSGNSTGSHDWSDSEPEGETKAEPEVEPEVVYGVLGALLACFVIVSILFFLLWRQAKSMVEQTGANKLPSKAYPMA